From a single Pseudalkalibacillus hwajinpoensis genomic region:
- a CDS encoding carbohydrate ABC transporter permease, whose protein sequence is MNHTIWTKPFYYVFAFLIASVSIYPILLMILSSFKTSAEIFTNPLAFPKTFNLDTYRNLLEIIPFTTYFMNSVFVSVVSVLLILITSSLAAFYIARFTFVWNNIIFFFFLMGMMLPIKLGIVPLFILMKDLNLLNSLWSLIFMYVATGIPLSILILTGFFRTMPRELEEAARIDGAGNLRILWNVVLPLMRPALGTVMIIQFIQSWNDFFFPLIFITDDMKKTIPVGMLSLFGEYSADWGALFAGLTLASLPMIVLFFIASKQFMEGLTQGAIK, encoded by the coding sequence ATGAACCATACCATCTGGACGAAGCCGTTTTACTATGTGTTTGCTTTCTTAATCGCATCTGTCAGCATCTATCCTATTCTATTAATGATCCTCTCTTCGTTTAAAACAAGCGCTGAAATTTTCACTAATCCGCTTGCGTTTCCGAAGACATTCAACCTTGATACGTACCGGAATCTGCTTGAGATCATTCCGTTTACAACGTATTTCATGAACAGCGTGTTTGTAAGCGTCGTGTCAGTCCTGTTAATTCTCATCACTTCATCACTTGCAGCCTTTTACATCGCGCGATTTACGTTTGTCTGGAATAACATTATCTTCTTTTTCTTTCTTATGGGAATGATGCTTCCAATTAAACTAGGAATCGTGCCGCTTTTTATATTAATGAAGGATCTTAATCTATTAAACTCCCTCTGGTCACTTATTTTTATGTATGTTGCAACCGGTATTCCATTGTCGATTCTCATTCTAACTGGGTTCTTCAGAACGATGCCGCGGGAGCTTGAAGAAGCAGCACGAATTGATGGGGCAGGAAATCTTCGCATTCTATGGAATGTTGTTCTTCCGCTGATGAGACCGGCGCTGGGAACGGTAATGATCATTCAATTTATCCAGTCCTGGAATGATTTCTTCTTCCCACTGATTTTCATAACGGATGATATGAAGAAGACTATTCCAGTTGGCATGCTTTCGCTGTTTGGAGAATATTCGGCAGACTGGGGTGCGCTTTTCGCCGGGCTTACTCTTGCATCATTGCCAATGATCGTTCTCTTCTTCATTGCCTCAAAACAGTTCATGGAGGGACTTACGCAAGGTGCAATCAAATAA
- a CDS encoding serine hydrolase domain-containing protein, giving the protein MCEFNTYLHELVTQKELPGGVLHVQHKGKVVFHQAYGGFIDRNHQTHTMTTTTRFDLASLTKVVATLPSILWLVDKSTLEFDHAIQTYIPEFKHPDVTIQHALTHTTGLPADLAPAVKRDEVRDILTDITCLELLHTPGSQVQYSDLGMILLGIVVEKVSGLPLSTFSEHRLFKPWGLMNTTFNLTKADHIASTEWYENQYIQGKVHDEKALHLGGASGSAGLFSTASDVGKFGHYFLYPDTQQELSKALMKSAQTHFMQNRGQSFEVWSGHGAPLSCGRRWSEGSFGHTGFTGTSLWIDPQEELIVTFLTNMIHYGRQHNMVRIRPHLHSMIHAYFTNQ; this is encoded by the coding sequence ATGTGTGAATTTAATACGTATTTACACGAACTTGTTACTCAGAAGGAGCTCCCAGGCGGAGTTCTTCACGTCCAGCATAAAGGAAAGGTCGTTTTTCATCAGGCTTACGGCGGCTTTATTGACCGTAACCATCAAACCCACACCATGACCACAACAACACGATTTGATCTTGCCTCCCTTACAAAAGTGGTGGCAACCCTTCCATCGATTCTATGGTTGGTTGATAAGAGCACACTCGAATTCGATCACGCCATTCAAACCTACATCCCAGAATTTAAGCATCCAGACGTTACCATTCAGCATGCACTTACGCATACAACAGGTCTACCGGCAGACCTTGCTCCAGCCGTTAAGCGTGATGAAGTGCGCGATATCCTTACTGATATCACATGTTTAGAATTATTACACACTCCGGGCAGTCAGGTTCAATACAGCGACCTCGGCATGATTTTGCTTGGAATAGTCGTCGAAAAGGTAAGCGGTTTGCCGCTTTCGACGTTCAGTGAACACCGTTTATTCAAGCCGTGGGGACTAATGAATACAACCTTCAACCTGACTAAAGCTGACCATATTGCTTCGACAGAATGGTACGAAAATCAGTACATTCAGGGCAAAGTACATGATGAAAAAGCGCTTCATCTCGGCGGTGCAAGCGGAAGCGCAGGCCTTTTTTCAACGGCGAGCGATGTTGGTAAATTTGGTCACTATTTTCTTTATCCAGATACGCAACAGGAACTTTCGAAAGCTCTTATGAAGAGTGCACAGACACACTTTATGCAAAACAGAGGCCAGAGCTTTGAGGTATGGAGCGGACATGGGGCTCCGCTATCATGTGGAAGGAGGTGGTCAGAAGGAAGCTTCGGCCACACGGGGTTTACAGGAACAAGTCTGTGGATTGATCCACAGGAGGAGCTGATCGTAACCTTCTTAACGAATATGATTCATTACGGAAGACAGCACAACATGGTCCGGATCAGGCCGCATCTTCATTCCATGATCCATGCTTATTTTACTAACCAATAA
- a CDS encoding exo-beta-N-acetylmuramidase NamZ family protein: MKKWLVMVLTSILVLSSLSVAFADNNGKGHAYGHDKNKKKFELGVEALLNDQKELIEGKNVGLITNPTGVDQELTSIVDLLHNDPDVELKALYGPEHGVRGSAQAGEYVEYYIDEETGLPVYSLYGATKKPTPEMLEGIDVLLFDIQDVGTRFYTYIYTMAYAMEAAEENDIEFIVLDRPNPLGGEAVEGPVLNDEYSSFVGKYEIPLRHGMTVGELAMLFNEEFGIGADLTVVEMDHWKRDMYYNDTPLEWVLPSPNMPTFDTALVYPGAALIEGTNVSEGRGTTKPFELIGAPFINSTELAAELNGLELPGVDFRAASFTPSFSKHAGQLTHGVQIHVTDQEAFKPVKTGLSLVKTIHDLYPEDFEFRAENSAGVSFFDLLVGNGWIREAIEEGQSVEEMEQQWQEDLNEFKEVRENYLLY; this comes from the coding sequence ATGAAAAAGTGGTTGGTAATGGTGCTAACGTCTATTCTCGTCCTGTCGTCACTGTCGGTAGCGTTTGCTGATAACAATGGAAAAGGTCATGCGTATGGTCACGATAAGAATAAGAAGAAATTTGAGCTTGGCGTTGAGGCCCTGCTAAATGATCAGAAAGAACTTATTGAAGGAAAGAACGTTGGTCTTATTACAAATCCAACTGGTGTTGATCAAGAGCTTACGAGTATTGTAGATTTACTTCACAATGATCCTGATGTGGAATTGAAAGCCTTATATGGTCCTGAACATGGGGTTCGAGGAAGTGCTCAGGCTGGAGAATATGTGGAATATTACATTGATGAAGAAACTGGGCTTCCTGTCTATAGTCTCTATGGAGCTACGAAAAAACCCACACCTGAAATGCTAGAAGGGATCGATGTGCTGCTATTCGATATCCAAGATGTGGGTACGCGTTTCTACACTTACATTTATACGATGGCTTACGCAATGGAAGCTGCAGAGGAAAATGACATTGAGTTTATTGTGCTCGATCGTCCAAATCCACTTGGTGGTGAAGCGGTTGAAGGTCCTGTCCTTAATGATGAGTATTCGTCATTTGTTGGAAAGTATGAAATTCCGCTTCGTCATGGGATGACGGTTGGAGAACTTGCGATGCTCTTTAATGAGGAGTTTGGCATCGGCGCTGATCTGACAGTAGTGGAAATGGATCACTGGAAGCGTGATATGTACTACAATGACACGCCACTTGAGTGGGTGCTTCCGTCTCCTAACATGCCAACGTTTGATACTGCACTTGTGTATCCAGGCGCGGCATTAATTGAAGGAACAAACGTGTCAGAAGGACGCGGGACAACAAAGCCATTTGAATTGATCGGTGCTCCGTTCATCAATTCAACTGAGCTTGCAGCAGAGCTGAATGGTCTTGAACTTCCTGGAGTGGATTTCAGAGCCGCATCATTTACACCTTCTTTTTCAAAACATGCGGGTCAATTAACGCATGGGGTTCAAATTCATGTAACCGATCAGGAAGCTTTCAAGCCAGTTAAAACTGGTCTTAGTCTTGTGAAAACAATCCATGACCTTTATCCAGAGGACTTCGAATTCCGCGCAGAAAACAGTGCGGGCGTTTCATTCTTTGACCTGCTAGTCGGAAATGGCTGGATTCGTGAAGCGATTGAAGAGGGACAAAGCGTAGAAGAAATGGAGCAACAGTGGCAGGAAGATTTGAACGAATTTAAGGAAGTAAGAGAGAACTACTTGCTTTACTAA
- a CDS encoding MurR/RpiR family transcriptional regulator, with product MNGGLISIQESITSLKPSERKVAEYIINFPEEVINLSIQKLSERTDVSEATIIRLSRTLNYRGFQELKLRIAGDLATKHSSNTYQEISIDGTVDSFIANVSNNNIQSINDTISVLSKEEVEKAIEALGQARKIALYGIGASGLIAQDFKQKLSRINRWCEAAVDYDTQGTISANLGEQDVVFGISYSGQTKDIIESLKIARDNGAIVITLTKYGTNPVSELADIKLFTSSLEKSIRSGALSSRISQLNVIDILYVGMTSRDYEESVAALERTRKAVEDLKKHV from the coding sequence ATGAACGGAGGGTTAATCAGCATTCAAGAATCCATCACTTCTTTAAAGCCTTCAGAACGGAAAGTAGCAGAGTACATCATCAACTTTCCAGAAGAAGTGATCAACCTGTCGATTCAGAAGCTGTCAGAACGGACGGATGTTAGTGAAGCAACGATCATCCGACTATCACGCACGCTAAACTATAGGGGATTTCAGGAGTTAAAGCTTCGGATTGCCGGTGATCTTGCGACAAAGCATTCGAGCAATACCTACCAGGAGATCTCGATTGATGGGACAGTCGATTCGTTCATCGCAAATGTATCGAACAACAATATTCAATCGATCAATGATACCATCTCCGTTCTTTCGAAAGAAGAAGTCGAGAAAGCGATTGAAGCGCTAGGTCAGGCGAGAAAAATTGCTCTCTACGGCATCGGTGCATCCGGGTTAATTGCGCAAGACTTTAAACAAAAGCTCTCACGCATCAACCGCTGGTGTGAAGCAGCTGTCGATTATGATACGCAGGGCACGATCTCAGCAAACCTTGGTGAACAAGACGTCGTGTTTGGGATCTCCTATTCAGGTCAGACGAAAGACATTATTGAATCGTTGAAAATTGCCAGAGATAACGGGGCAATTGTTATTACACTAACTAAATACGGCACAAATCCCGTGTCAGAGCTTGCTGATATCAAGCTGTTCACAAGCTCCCTTGAAAAAAGCATACGAAGCGGTGCCCTGAGCTCGCGCATTTCTCAGCTTAACGTGATTGATATTTTATACGTTGGCATGACAAGCCGCGATTACGAGGAGAGTGTTGCGGCGCTTGAACGCACCCGAAAAGCTGTTGAGGATTTAAAAAAGCATGTGTGA
- a CDS encoding carbohydrate ABC transporter permease yields MKPAMNSVVKIKKQRDWKRWTIHLFPIPALIIYGLFIVYPLFAALTYSFFDWKGIVRGEFVGLKNFRDLFTLEPFSGLFWNAFGHNILYFVLQMIFQNGLAFILAYIIYKKVKGSEFLKIAYFLPRLLSVIVVGFLWKLILNPNYGALNVILEKLGLEQLQKAWLGDPDTALISIILVNCWYGIGFGVLIFLAGLQSIPKELFEAGKLDGADGFSMIRKIVLPLMVPSFMIMTVLTFIQSFEAFELVYAMQGSQGEPYHSTDTLAVYFYRLAFGGSAGGSTTAVGLGSALAVVLFLFISFFTALYLRYMQKKQVDM; encoded by the coding sequence ATGAAACCAGCCATGAATTCAGTTGTCAAAATTAAAAAACAGAGGGACTGGAAAAGATGGACCATCCATCTTTTCCCTATTCCCGCCTTGATTATTTATGGGCTTTTTATTGTGTATCCATTGTTTGCAGCACTTACCTATAGCTTCTTTGATTGGAAGGGGATAGTACGCGGTGAGTTTGTTGGTTTAAAGAATTTCAGAGACCTGTTTACGCTTGAACCTTTTTCAGGCTTATTCTGGAATGCCTTCGGCCACAACATTTTGTATTTCGTGCTTCAGATGATTTTCCAGAATGGCCTCGCCTTTATTCTTGCTTATATTATTTACAAAAAAGTAAAAGGCTCTGAATTTCTGAAAATCGCTTACTTTCTGCCGAGACTCTTATCCGTTATCGTTGTCGGTTTTCTATGGAAACTGATTTTAAATCCAAACTACGGAGCACTGAATGTGATTCTAGAAAAGCTAGGTTTGGAGCAATTGCAAAAGGCCTGGCTCGGTGATCCGGATACGGCTCTTATTTCGATTATTCTCGTCAACTGTTGGTATGGAATAGGATTCGGGGTGCTTATTTTTCTTGCTGGTTTGCAGTCGATTCCGAAAGAACTGTTTGAAGCAGGCAAGCTTGATGGTGCTGATGGCTTTTCGATGATTCGAAAAATCGTCTTACCGTTAATGGTGCCATCATTCATGATCATGACGGTCCTGACGTTCATTCAATCATTTGAAGCGTTTGAACTTGTCTACGCTATGCAGGGATCGCAGGGTGAACCCTACCATTCAACAGATACGCTTGCGGTTTATTTCTATCGTCTCGCATTTGGTGGATCGGCGGGAGGATCGACAACCGCTGTAGGACTCGGATCGGCGCTTGCAGTTGTTCTATTCCTGTTCATCTCGTTCTTTACCGCGCTCTATCTCAGATACATGCAGAAAAAACAAGTGGATATGTAA
- a CDS encoding ABC transporter substrate-binding protein produces MRAFTLVGFLAFILVLSACSSESGGNGGDSEASEDSVTLTIGSWRTEDKASYQKVIDKFNEENPDINIEFKPSKNTEYNTILNTSLQSGEGPDILHLRPYAPGIELADAGYLEPLDGLEGLDQYPEETLAASKGSDDKQYGVPLNISTTQMFYNKQIFEDLGLEEPQTWEEFMTLNETLMDEGITPISLGTKEGWLLSLSHGIFGPAHYGGNEFVEKITAGESDFTSEEFQSSIEAMDELKQFFPENYEGLGMEDIRTMFFTGDVAMFPLGSWEIEVLREMNPELELGFFPMPSAVGKDPTITTWVDGSYAINANSEHKDAAKKFLQFMTTEEFGTMFTEEFKMISAIPGIESEDQLVNDLGKAVEEQSTPYMMLVHFSGGNPSTKATIETELQGMYLGERTPEEVANAVQESAKSWYEPLQ; encoded by the coding sequence ATGAGAGCGTTTACGTTAGTTGGGTTTCTAGCCTTTATTCTTGTTTTATCAGCATGTAGCTCTGAAAGTGGAGGCAATGGAGGAGATTCAGAAGCGAGCGAAGACAGCGTTACATTGACAATTGGAAGTTGGAGAACAGAAGACAAAGCAAGCTATCAGAAGGTGATTGATAAGTTTAATGAAGAGAACCCAGACATTAACATCGAGTTCAAACCATCGAAGAATACTGAATACAATACAATTTTAAATACATCGCTTCAAAGCGGTGAGGGACCGGACATTCTTCACCTTCGTCCATATGCACCGGGAATTGAGCTTGCCGATGCAGGCTATCTTGAGCCGCTTGACGGATTAGAGGGACTTGATCAATATCCAGAGGAAACGCTAGCAGCGTCGAAAGGATCTGATGACAAGCAATACGGTGTACCACTGAACATCAGTACAACGCAAATGTTCTACAATAAGCAAATCTTTGAAGACCTTGGTCTTGAAGAGCCTCAAACATGGGAAGAATTCATGACGCTTAATGAGACGCTTATGGATGAAGGCATTACACCTATTTCACTTGGAACAAAAGAAGGCTGGCTGCTGTCACTTTCACACGGTATTTTCGGACCAGCGCATTATGGCGGCAATGAATTTGTTGAGAAAATCACAGCTGGAGAATCAGATTTTACTAGTGAAGAGTTCCAGAGCTCAATTGAAGCAATGGATGAATTAAAACAGTTTTTCCCTGAGAACTATGAAGGGCTTGGGATGGAGGATATTCGCACGATGTTCTTCACAGGTGATGTAGCGATGTTCCCGCTTGGAAGCTGGGAAATTGAAGTGCTTCGTGAAATGAACCCTGAGCTTGAGCTTGGTTTCTTCCCAATGCCGTCTGCTGTTGGAAAAGACCCGACGATTACAACTTGGGTAGATGGATCATATGCGATCAATGCAAATTCTGAGCACAAGGATGCCGCAAAGAAATTCCTGCAGTTTATGACAACAGAGGAATTCGGAACAATGTTCACAGAAGAATTTAAAATGATCAGTGCGATTCCAGGGATTGAATCAGAAGATCAGCTTGTAAATGATCTTGGTAAAGCTGTAGAAGAGCAATCGACGCCATACATGATGCTTGTTCATTTTTCAGGAGGTAATCCTTCTACGAAAGCAACGATTGAAACAGAGCTACAGGGCATGTACCTTGGCGAACGTACGCCAGAAGAAGTAGCGAATGCCGTTCAGGAAAGCGCCAAGTCCTGGTATGAGCCACTACAATAA
- a CDS encoding glycoside hydrolase family 3 N-terminal domain-containing protein produces the protein MGVRSKRIIVGLLALLMVFSQALLTPGKTAAESDGTDLILMENVPEASPEFDGKTITLNALHIYDDGHFMKTEQNLKWKSSNKNVATVDDDGNVTLTGKRGRTFISVSDGSDSDRIALDYKVDKSSKKASKASLIKQKGEQYDIIQNAINGMTIEEKVGQMLMPDYRNWNGKNVTEMLPEIEAQVKKYHLGGVILFRENVVTTEQTTKLVSDYQEASEKYGLLMTIDQEGGIVTRLQSGTDMPGNMALGATRSEEIAQNVGHAIGEELSSLGINMNFAPVMDVNNNPDNPVIGVRSFGEDPELVANLGIAYTKGLQETGVAATAKHFPGHGDTAVDSHLGLPEVPHDKERLMEVELYPFQQAMEAGIDAIMTAHVTFPKIDDTKVISQKDGTEISLPATLSHKVLTELMREEMGYEGVITTDAMNMRAIQDHFGAVDAAIRAVKAGTDIVLMPVGLAEVAGGLLDAVETGEISEERIEASVDRILTLKVKRGVIKSENPTSLDNQIQEALAMVGSKEHKAIEQEAANKSITLVKNENVLPLDAKSDEHVVVVGRSFVESLGEAVKAQHANTTVIEVNSSYALTEEQQKTLESADQIIIGTYTYSVGTRSPEHPQMVMVDSIMNSTDADVIAVGIRNPYDIMAYPSVDSYIAQYGFRTASFEATAATIFGGNAPTGKLPITIPGEDSGVLYKFGHGLTY, from the coding sequence ATGGGAGTACGTAGCAAACGGATCATTGTGGGATTACTTGCGTTACTTATGGTTTTCTCACAGGCGCTGTTAACACCGGGGAAAACAGCAGCTGAGAGCGATGGAACAGATTTGATTTTAATGGAAAATGTCCCTGAAGCGAGTCCGGAATTTGACGGAAAAACGATTACATTAAATGCCCTTCACATTTATGATGACGGTCATTTTATGAAAACGGAGCAAAACCTAAAATGGAAGTCATCAAATAAGAATGTGGCCACAGTTGACGATGACGGAAATGTAACGCTAACAGGCAAGCGTGGGCGTACATTTATTAGCGTTTCGGATGGATCAGATTCCGATCGAATTGCTCTTGATTACAAAGTAGATAAGTCGTCAAAGAAAGCTTCAAAGGCTTCTCTTATTAAGCAAAAAGGTGAGCAGTATGACATCATCCAAAACGCAATCAATGGCATGACGATTGAGGAAAAGGTTGGCCAGATGCTAATGCCTGATTATCGCAACTGGAACGGAAAAAATGTCACGGAAATGCTTCCTGAAATTGAAGCACAGGTTAAGAAATACCATCTTGGCGGCGTCATTTTATTCAGAGAAAATGTAGTGACGACCGAACAAACAACAAAACTTGTTTCTGATTATCAGGAGGCATCAGAGAAATACGGTTTATTAATGACAATTGATCAGGAAGGCGGAATCGTGACACGCCTTCAGTCTGGAACAGATATGCCAGGTAACATGGCCCTTGGTGCAACACGTTCAGAAGAAATCGCACAAAATGTCGGCCATGCGATTGGTGAGGAACTTTCTTCACTTGGAATCAATATGAACTTTGCTCCAGTCATGGATGTGAACAACAATCCAGATAACCCAGTGATCGGGGTTCGTTCGTTTGGTGAAGACCCTGAGCTTGTTGCGAATCTTGGGATTGCGTACACGAAAGGGCTTCAAGAAACGGGCGTTGCTGCAACAGCAAAGCACTTCCCTGGCCATGGTGACACAGCGGTAGATTCACATCTCGGTCTTCCAGAAGTTCCACATGATAAAGAACGTCTAATGGAAGTAGAGCTCTATCCTTTTCAGCAGGCGATGGAAGCTGGAATCGACGCAATTATGACAGCTCATGTGACATTCCCGAAAATCGATGATACGAAAGTCATTTCACAAAAAGATGGCACTGAAATTTCACTGCCAGCAACGCTTTCCCACAAAGTACTTACAGAGCTCATGCGTGAGGAAATGGGTTATGAAGGTGTTATTACAACGGATGCTATGAACATGAGGGCGATTCAGGATCACTTTGGTGCTGTTGATGCAGCGATTCGCGCTGTGAAAGCTGGTACAGATATCGTCTTGATGCCGGTTGGTCTTGCTGAAGTAGCTGGTGGATTGCTTGATGCGGTAGAAACAGGCGAAATTTCAGAGGAACGAATTGAAGCCTCTGTTGATCGGATCCTGACGTTAAAAGTAAAGCGCGGTGTGATTAAGTCTGAAAATCCTACGAGCTTAGACAATCAAATTCAGGAAGCGCTCGCAATGGTCGGATCTAAAGAGCATAAGGCGATTGAACAGGAAGCTGCAAACAAATCAATCACGCTTGTGAAAAATGAGAATGTGCTTCCGCTTGATGCAAAAAGCGACGAGCATGTTGTCGTTGTTGGCAGAAGCTTTGTTGAATCGCTTGGTGAAGCTGTGAAAGCTCAACATGCGAACACCACTGTAATTGAAGTGAATTCAAGCTACGCGCTAACTGAAGAGCAGCAGAAGACGCTTGAATCAGCCGATCAAATTATCATCGGAACGTATACGTATAGCGTCGGCACACGCTCACCTGAACACCCACAAATGGTGATGGTTGATAGCATTATGAATTCTACAGATGCAGACGTCATTGCTGTTGGTATTCGCAATCCATACGACATCATGGCATATCCGAGTGTCGATAGCTACATTGCACAATATGGCTTTAGAACGGCAAGTTTTGAAGCGACAGCAGCAACGATATTTGGTGGGAATGCTCCTACAGGTAAGTTGCCAATTACGATCCCAGGGGAAGATAGCGGGGTTCTATATAAATTTGGTCATGGATTAACGTATTAA
- a CDS encoding serine hydrolase — protein MRKKTLSLLLTTALGTSLLAPGSGLAAPGPTIEKEGKVNTHQSSKGHPVFSWDNPGPTSPVLHPGSVKGAGMREAPLNEIDNVLQEAIDEQVMPGAVTFVARRGHIVKEEAYGYAAQYTDGDFTEMDEPIPMSENTIFDLASISKLFTTTAAMTLYEDGEFKLDDPVAKYIPEFAANGKESVTIEQLMTHTSGFKPWIPLYTVEGSREDRLQYVFNYPLQSEPGTEYTYSDLNMITLGALVERLSGMRLDEYVKQEITQPLEMDDTMYNPPESLKERIAATEYQPWTNRGLVWGEVHDESAWSLDGVAGHAGVFSTASDLAKFAHMFLMEGLYGGTRILESTTVELLTENRIPQFPGDDHGLGWELQQGWFMDGLSESTTLGHTGYTGTSIVVSPTNQTIAILLTNRVHPTRETVSTSPTRREFARKVADAIPVAMDKKADAWFAGYGDNQSKHLTAEVDVKEESTLTFDTWYRMEAGYDVGTVEVSENGSEWTEAAMLTGNSMDWEQEELTLPAGTKFIRFTYSTDGSVNKRGWYIDNVELNGTNLNVNSDKWVQRSY, from the coding sequence ATGAGGAAGAAAACGCTGTCGCTGCTGCTAACAACTGCACTTGGAACGTCATTATTAGCTCCCGGATCCGGATTAGCTGCTCCAGGTCCGACGATTGAAAAAGAGGGTAAGGTCAATACGCATCAGTCTAGCAAAGGTCATCCGGTTTTTTCATGGGATAACCCAGGACCAACGTCGCCAGTTCTTCATCCAGGTTCTGTAAAAGGAGCTGGGATGCGGGAGGCGCCGCTAAACGAAATTGATAACGTTTTACAGGAGGCGATTGATGAACAGGTGATGCCTGGCGCCGTTACTTTCGTTGCAAGAAGAGGTCACATCGTGAAGGAAGAAGCCTACGGATACGCTGCTCAATACACGGATGGTGATTTTACGGAAATGGACGAGCCGATTCCAATGAGCGAGAACACGATTTTTGATCTTGCTTCTATTAGCAAGCTCTTCACGACAACAGCCGCAATGACACTTTATGAGGATGGGGAATTCAAGCTGGATGATCCTGTCGCGAAGTACATTCCAGAGTTCGCTGCAAATGGGAAAGAGAGTGTGACCATCGAGCAGCTAATGACACACACATCTGGTTTTAAACCATGGATTCCTCTCTATACTGTAGAAGGAAGTCGTGAAGACCGCCTGCAATATGTCTTCAACTATCCACTTCAATCGGAGCCAGGAACTGAGTATACATACAGCGATCTAAACATGATAACGCTTGGTGCCCTTGTTGAACGTTTATCCGGTATGCGCCTCGATGAGTATGTAAAACAGGAAATCACACAGCCTCTCGAAATGGATGACACGATGTACAATCCGCCTGAGAGCCTGAAAGAAAGGATTGCCGCAACCGAGTATCAGCCATGGACGAATAGAGGACTCGTTTGGGGTGAGGTTCATGATGAAAGTGCGTGGTCACTTGACGGTGTAGCAGGTCATGCGGGCGTGTTCTCTACAGCATCAGATTTAGCGAAATTTGCTCATATGTTCCTCATGGAAGGCCTCTATGGCGGAACGCGTATCCTGGAGTCAACAACAGTAGAACTTTTAACTGAAAACCGTATTCCTCAGTTTCCTGGTGACGATCACGGGCTTGGTTGGGAGCTTCAGCAGGGATGGTTCATGGATGGGCTTTCTGAGAGTACGACCCTTGGTCACACAGGTTATACCGGTACATCTATTGTTGTGAGTCCAACAAACCAGACGATTGCAATTCTCTTAACAAACCGTGTGCATCCAACACGTGAGACCGTTTCAACCTCTCCTACTCGAAGGGAGTTTGCACGAAAAGTAGCAGATGCGATCCCAGTTGCGATGGATAAAAAAGCGGATGCCTGGTTTGCCGGTTATGGCGATAATCAGTCGAAGCACCTAACAGCTGAAGTCGATGTTAAAGAAGAATCCACCCTTACTTTTGATACATGGTACCGGATGGAGGCAGGCTATGACGTAGGGACGGTTGAAGTATCGGAGAATGGAAGTGAGTGGACTGAAGCCGCGATGCTCACAGGAAATAGCATGGACTGGGAGCAAGAGGAACTCACTCTACCAGCAGGCACTAAATTTATCCGCTTTACCTACAGCACGGACGGATCAGTTAACAAGCGCGGCTGGTATATCGATAACGTAGAACTAAATGGAACGAATCTCAATGTGAATAGTGACAAATGGGTGCAACGCTCATATTAA